A part of Papaver somniferum cultivar HN1 unplaced genomic scaffold, ASM357369v1 unplaced-scaffold_118, whole genome shotgun sequence genomic DNA contains:
- the LOC113330701 gene encoding uncharacterized protein LOC113330701: protein MRMFVDTFREHWKRFGCSIMSDGWTDGKKRHLINFLVNCPKGSVFLKSVDASDRTNDADFIHKLVKEVIADVGAENVVQFRTDNGSNFKKAGKDLMLEYPHIFWTPCGAHCVQLMLEELGSKLPRIKIAVILGKRLVTYIYAHFQVLSLMRELNGADLHRSTKTRFATQYYTLESLQKYKTPLQMVFVNDRWVKTRFARENVGVNALKIVTSIKFWEDVDYSCRVLKPLVKVVRLVDIERKPTMPSFYEAMRIARDQLEKNLGEDNDTWLI, encoded by the coding sequence ATGAGGATGTTCGTTGATACCTTTAGGGAACATTGGAAGAGGTTTGGATGTTCTATCATGTCAGATGGTTGGACGGATGGGAAAAAGAGACATCTTATTAACTTTTTGGTGAATTGTCCTAAAGGTTCAGTATTTTTGAAGTCTGTGGATGCCTCAGATAGAACCAATGATGCTGATTTCATTCATAAGCTTGTAAAGGAGGTAATTGCTGATGTTGGTGCAGAAAATGTGGTTCAGTTCAGAACTGATAATGGTTCTAACTTTAAAAAGGCAGGGAAGGACTTAATGCTTGAATACCCACATATATTTTGGACTCCTTGTGGTGCTCATTGTGTTCAGTTGATGCTAGAAGAACTTGGTTCCAAGCTTCCAAGAATCAAGATAGCCGTCATACTAGGTAAGAGACTAGTTACATATATTTATGCTCATTTTCAAGTATTGAGCTTAATGAGGGAGTTGAATGGTGCAGACTTACATAGGTCTACAAAAACTAGATTTGCAACTCAATATTACACACTAGAGAGTCTTCAAAAGTATAAAACTCCTCtgcaaatggtgtttgtgaatgaTAGGTGGGTAAAAACTAGGTTTGCAAGAGAAAATGTGGGAGTAAATGCACTTAAAAttgttacaagtatcaaattttgGGAAGATGTCGATTACTCTTGTAGGGTGCTAAAGCCTTTAGTTAAGGTAGTAAGATTAGTGGATATCGAACGCAAACCTACAATGCCTTCTTTTTAT